A genomic window from Candidatus Omnitrophota bacterium includes:
- a CDS encoding TolC family protein, producing the protein MRKSHFYAILIVFLLLPFSGVKADEVTLTLDEAVSIALSANRGLLLKSEDLKKAKAMIAEARAGLLPSFTAKAGFTETRGLYSKDVGVTSGQIGVKQYIYTGGKVMNAVKSGEYSYAVAEAVLDRAKLETVLMTRKAFYAFLLADEYAAVNKGITGNTREHLDYINARFNAGEVSRSDVLKMRSSLDEVNRAYAASLSQVEAARETLKNILFIDKDVDLKISGAFYYEPVEMAYDEAFLDAMRQRPEIRQYEAQAKADEKNIEAVKADTRPSVYASWDYYSQSHLSAGTTRNPNDYNIIGVTVSWPIFDGWLTRAKVEQAIVDLRQTRLLSEKNIRDIALELKVAYLDLKNAIEEVKSVNSQNEVFRDNLAVIKDKYAAGQASGLELHDAQLSYDVSLFNKIQADYDYMIARAVFNKAQGGV; encoded by the coding sequence ATGAGGAAAAGCCATTTTTACGCTATATTGATAGTTTTTTTATTATTGCCTTTTTCAGGGGTGAAGGCAGACGAGGTTACCTTGACTCTGGATGAGGCGGTCAGTATCGCCTTGAGCGCCAACCGCGGCCTGCTGCTTAAATCGGAGGATCTTAAGAAAGCAAAAGCGATGATCGCCGAAGCCCGGGCCGGCCTTTTGCCCAGCTTTACCGCCAAGGCCGGATTCACTGAAACGCGGGGATTATATTCAAAGGATGTGGGGGTCACTTCGGGCCAGATCGGCGTAAAGCAGTATATTTACACCGGTGGTAAAGTGATGAACGCCGTAAAATCCGGGGAATATTCTTACGCCGTAGCCGAGGCTGTTCTGGACAGGGCTAAATTAGAGACGGTTCTAATGACCAGGAAGGCGTTTTACGCTTTTTTGCTGGCCGATGAATACGCCGCCGTAAATAAAGGGATAACCGGTAATACAAGAGAACACCTGGATTATATCAACGCCCGTTTTAACGCGGGAGAGGTTTCCCGGTCGGATGTGTTAAAGATGAGATCGTCATTGGACGAAGTAAACCGGGCCTACGCGGCTTCCTTGAGCCAGGTAGAAGCGGCCCGGGAAACCCTTAAGAACATCCTGTTTATCGATAAGGATGTTGATCTGAAAATAAGCGGGGCATTTTATTATGAACCGGTGGAGATGGCTTATGATGAGGCTTTCCTGGATGCGATGCGGCAAAGGCCGGAGATTCGGCAATACGAGGCCCAGGCAAAAGCCGATGAAAAGAATATTGAGGCAGTTAAAGCGGACACCCGCCCCAGCGTTTACGCCTCTTGGGATTATTACAGCCAATCGCATCTTTCTGCCGGCACAACCCGGAATCCGAACGATTACAATATCATAGGGGTAACGGTCTCATGGCCGATATTTGACGGCTGGCTGACCAGAGCGAAGGTCGAACAGGCTATCGTGGATTTAAGGCAGACCCGCCTTTTAAGCGAGAAAAATATCAGGGATATTGCCTTGGAATTGAAGGTCGCGTATCTTGACCTGAAGAACGCGATCGAAGAGGTAAAAAGCGTGAATTCGCAGAACGAAGTTTTTCGGGATAACCTGGCGGTGATCAAAGATAAATACGCAGCCGGACAGGCCAGCGGGCTTGAGTTGCATGACGCGCAGCTTAGTTACGACGTGTCCTTATTCAATAAAATCCAGGCTGATTATGATTATATGATCGCCCGGGCGGTGTTTAATAAAGCCCAAGGAGGGGTGTGA
- a CDS encoding MarR family transcriptional regulator — MAHMPLSEFADKLCRLMPGITRGMIRREANELASGHITLPQFFILNMLQCRNESRMTDIARALGVTTAAATGIVGRLVKSGYTQRVYDEKDRRVIKIRLQPKGGDLANKLNKQKKQNVIDIFGKVSEEERANFLKTITRIGEILMHEQEAGK; from the coding sequence ATGGCGCATATGCCTTTGTCCGAATTCGCAGATAAGCTTTGTAGGTTAATGCCGGGGATCACCAGAGGGATGATCAGGCGGGAGGCTAATGAGCTGGCCAGCGGCCATATTACTCTACCGCAGTTCTTTATTCTTAATATGCTTCAATGCCGGAATGAATCCAGAATGACCGATATCGCCCGCGCCCTGGGGGTGACTACCGCGGCTGCCACGGGTATAGTCGGCAGGCTTGTAAAATCCGGATATACCCAGCGGGTCTATGATGAAAAAGACAGAAGGGTAATCAAGATCAGGCTCCAACCTAAAGGCGGCGACCTGGCCAATAAATTGAACAAGCAGAAAAAGCAGAACGTGATCGATATCTTCGGTAAGGTGTCGGAAGAGGAACGCGCGAATTTCCTAAAAACAATCACCCGAATTGGAGAGATATTGATGCACGAGCAGGAAGCCGGTAAATAA